The following are encoded together in the Flavobacterium sp. TR2 genome:
- a CDS encoding amino acid adenylation domain-containing protein, producing MKLTLPQQDVYFDQLLFPNEPIYNIGAKIEIKGIINIEIFKKAYVELINQHDAYRSIIIKDEDDIRIKIVEEHQSELGFIDFSKHENAIDDANFYMQQEFMKPFDLLKGTLLHIFTLVKVQEDFHYLFSVYHHIITDGWGTSLMFQRLVQNYNEIFEFGEIKTVYSFSYKDFTEDDAEYQNSESYKQDAERWVKKFESLPENLFEKLDDTLQINKSNRKELIVKREVYNKLNQLAAIHKCSTFNLILAVLYIYFGRKHQNNDFAIGLPVLNRSKSKYKKTVGLFMGISPLRISLDFEATFENLIIDIKNQLRNDYRHQRFPLGKLIQELQIFNEKERLFNITLSYEKQNYSNDFQNTQTRVIPLTHQSERVALAIYIREFDEQEDVKIDFDYNLNYFDDSRITEVTHHFENLINAVLVSPDKKLRELTYLSKKEKNQLTVEFNNTKADYPKDKTLIDLFEAQVEKTPEKEALKDDHKSYSYSELNKFSNQLAEHLIAAYGEKDKSPIAVLLGRSANMVAVLLGILKSGRSYIPLDPAFPKERLSYIVENSQSKILISEKEYELEGIQDVTIVSLDNILAGIDVFEGIRSATISPKDTAYIIYTSGSTGNPKGVEIGHQSLLNFLISIQQKPGVSSNDVLFSVTTYSFDISILEFFVPLLSGAVLYIASQEILKDPNSIIRKIEEIQPTIIQATPSFYQMLFNADWHGDKRLKVLCGGDLLSQALAEKLISSSLEVWNMYGPTETTIWSSIKKIERPKEESNIGKPINNTQFYILDPFLSPMPIGTPGAIYIAGDGLAKGYYKNETLTKEKFIENPFDAGSLLYETGDVGKWNDEGEIEFLGRNDNQVKIRGYRIELGDIESQLNQIEGINDSVVIAKKGNQQEAFLVAYVLKSEEEIDTEKISAALKMNLPYYMIPNAIIPLERFPLTPNQKVDRKSLSQKAIQQNTNYDDFKAPVSYLEKKLSEYWKEVLYSKEPIGVNDNFFALGGHSLNAVKLIGLIAKQLSFAITLKTIFDYPTVGLLAGYLQELKPSQSSAISWSESKKFYDVTPSQYNIWLASQQKNGSIAYNMSAAYSIEGIVNLDSITNAINETINKYEILRTNFIERDGVPYQKINAPENARFEIAVDKLKSEKARETINQLVNTAFDLETDLLIRVRLLQLETDQFIMLFSTHHIIMDGLSLEIFIKEFIENYNNHASLDAAKVNALQFQFKDYSEWFNKKWDDNIFKNKLFWEEYLKNYHPKDSFDRDFSIENNQQSGSKYLFELTTNVTSDLKELALCEQVTFYTILVGALNVLIYKLSNHNDICIGTVNNGRNILEIHNQIGMFVKTLVLRTQIEPELTFADILRNTQNNLLEINDYEAVPFEKLSQSLFDVMLAYQNPEFSFENIDQLNGLKLTSYPIDNKYSRMPVVFNLFESDNRLKGIIEYNCDLFEEDTIEIIALKYNKILNEIVKNPLMKVDLIDARLEFEKSTALDFDFNF from the coding sequence ATGAAACTTACCCTACCCCAGCAAGATGTTTATTTTGATCAATTGTTGTTTCCAAATGAACCGATATATAATATTGGAGCTAAAATTGAAATTAAAGGAATAATAAACATTGAAATATTCAAAAAAGCATACGTTGAATTAATTAATCAACATGATGCTTATAGAAGCATTATTATAAAGGATGAAGATGATATAAGAATCAAAATAGTTGAAGAACACCAATCTGAATTGGGTTTTATAGATTTTTCAAAACATGAAAATGCAATTGATGATGCCAATTTCTATATGCAACAGGAATTCATGAAACCTTTTGATTTATTGAAGGGAACTCTTTTGCATATTTTTACTCTGGTAAAAGTTCAGGAAGATTTTCATTATTTATTTTCGGTCTACCATCATATTATAACTGATGGCTGGGGCACTTCCTTAATGTTTCAAAGATTGGTTCAAAATTATAACGAGATTTTTGAATTTGGCGAAATTAAAACAGTGTATTCTTTTAGTTATAAAGACTTTACGGAAGATGATGCCGAATATCAAAATTCCGAATCGTATAAACAAGATGCAGAACGCTGGGTTAAAAAGTTTGAGTCTTTACCTGAGAATTTGTTTGAAAAACTAGACGATACACTTCAAATTAATAAAAGCAATCGTAAGGAACTGATTGTAAAAAGAGAAGTCTACAACAAATTAAATCAGCTAGCAGCTATACACAAATGCTCGACATTTAATTTAATTCTCGCAGTTTTATATATTTATTTTGGAAGAAAACACCAGAATAATGATTTTGCAATAGGTTTGCCTGTTTTGAATAGAAGCAAATCCAAATACAAGAAAACGGTCGGTCTCTTTATGGGAATTTCACCTTTAAGAATCTCTTTGGATTTTGAGGCAACTTTTGAAAATTTAATCATTGATATAAAAAATCAATTAAGAAATGATTACCGCCATCAAAGATTTCCTCTGGGTAAACTAATTCAGGAACTTCAAATTTTTAATGAGAAAGAAAGATTATTTAATATTACGCTTTCTTATGAAAAACAAAATTATTCTAATGATTTCCAAAACACGCAAACAAGGGTAATTCCATTAACCCATCAGTCAGAGCGTGTGGCTTTGGCTATTTACATTAGAGAGTTTGATGAACAGGAAGATGTGAAAATAGACTTTGATTATAATCTGAATTATTTTGATGATTCACGAATAACAGAAGTTACCCATCATTTTGAAAATTTAATTAACGCTGTTTTAGTTTCTCCTGATAAAAAACTGAGAGAGTTAACCTATTTGTCTAAAAAAGAAAAGAATCAGCTAACGGTTGAATTTAACAACACAAAAGCTGATTACCCGAAAGACAAGACGCTGATAGATTTGTTTGAGGCGCAAGTAGAGAAAACCCCAGAAAAAGAAGCCCTAAAAGATGATCATAAATCCTATTCTTACTCTGAACTTAACAAGTTTTCAAACCAACTAGCAGAACATCTTATTGCGGCTTATGGCGAAAAAGATAAGTCACCAATTGCAGTCCTATTAGGAAGATCTGCCAATATGGTTGCTGTTTTATTAGGCATTTTAAAATCAGGCAGGTCCTATATTCCTTTGGATCCTGCTTTTCCAAAAGAGCGATTAAGTTATATTGTTGAAAACAGCCAAAGTAAAATACTTATTAGCGAAAAGGAGTATGAATTAGAAGGTATTCAAGATGTCACGATTGTGTCATTAGATAATATTTTAGCCGGAATTGATGTATTCGAAGGCATCAGATCCGCAACTATTTCTCCTAAAGATACAGCCTATATCATATACACATCAGGTTCAACCGGGAACCCCAAAGGCGTTGAAATAGGACATCAATCCTTGCTTAATTTTTTAATCAGCATCCAGCAAAAACCAGGAGTTAGTTCAAATGATGTATTGTTTTCGGTAACGACTTATTCTTTTGATATTTCAATTTTAGAGTTTTTTGTGCCATTACTTTCAGGAGCTGTTTTATATATCGCAAGTCAGGAAATTTTAAAAGATCCTAATTCTATTATCCGAAAAATAGAGGAGATACAGCCTACCATAATTCAAGCCACTCCAAGTTTTTATCAAATGTTGTTTAATGCGGACTGGCATGGGGACAAAAGATTAAAAGTACTGTGTGGAGGCGATTTATTAAGCCAAGCATTGGCCGAAAAGCTCATCAGCAGTAGTTTGGAAGTTTGGAATATGTATGGGCCGACAGAAACCACAATTTGGTCCAGCATAAAAAAAATTGAACGTCCAAAAGAAGAGTCCAATATAGGGAAACCAATAAACAATACACAGTTTTATATATTAGATCCATTTTTAAGTCCCATGCCAATAGGGACACCTGGAGCCATTTATATTGCAGGAGATGGATTAGCGAAAGGGTATTATAAAAATGAGACGCTGACCAAAGAAAAATTTATTGAAAATCCATTTGATGCTGGAAGTTTATTATATGAAACTGGTGATGTAGGAAAGTGGAATGATGAAGGCGAAATTGAGTTTTTAGGAAGAAATGATAATCAGGTTAAGATTAGAGGTTATAGAATTGAGCTTGGGGATATAGAGTCGCAATTAAATCAAATAGAAGGAATTAATGATTCTGTAGTAATTGCTAAAAAAGGAAATCAACAAGAAGCTTTTTTAGTGGCTTATGTTTTAAAAAGTGAAGAAGAAATTGATACGGAAAAAATCAGTGCAGCGTTGAAAATGAATCTTCCCTACTATATGATTCCCAATGCAATCATTCCTCTAGAAAGATTTCCGCTTACTCCAAACCAAAAAGTGGATAGGAAATCATTATCGCAAAAAGCCATTCAGCAAAATACGAATTATGATGACTTTAAAGCTCCTGTTTCCTATTTAGAAAAAAAACTTTCTGAATATTGGAAAGAAGTATTATACAGTAAAGAACCTATAGGCGTAAATGATAATTTTTTTGCTCTTGGCGGACATTCACTAAATGCCGTTAAATTGATTGGACTAATTGCCAAACAGCTTTCGTTTGCGATTACTTTAAAAACGATTTTTGACTATCCAACAGTTGGATTATTAGCTGGCTATTTACAAGAGCTAAAACCAAGTCAATCGAGTGCCATATCATGGTCTGAATCTAAAAAATTTTACGATGTGACTCCTTCCCAATACAATATTTGGTTAGCGTCTCAACAAAAAAATGGTTCAATAGCTTACAATATGTCAGCTGCTTATAGCATTGAGGGGATTGTAAATTTGGATAGTATTACAAATGCAATAAATGAAACAATAAATAAGTATGAAATTTTAAGGACAAATTTTATTGAAAGAGATGGAGTTCCTTATCAAAAAATTAATGCTCCTGAAAACGCAAGGTTTGAAATTGCTGTCGACAAATTAAAAAGTGAAAAAGCCCGAGAAACTATAAACCAATTAGTTAATACAGCATTTGATTTAGAAACAGATTTATTAATAAGAGTCAGACTCCTTCAATTAGAGACAGATCAATTTATAATGCTCTTTTCTACGCATCACATTATAATGGATGGATTGTCTCTAGAAATTTTTATCAAAGAATTTATTGAAAATTACAATAATCATGCTTCTCTAGACGCAGCAAAAGTAAATGCTTTGCAATTTCAATTTAAAGATTATTCGGAATGGTTCAATAAAAAATGGGATGATAATATTTTTAAAAACAAATTGTTTTGGGAAGAATATCTTAAAAACTATCATCCTAAAGATTCTTTCGACAGGGATTTTAGCATTGAAAACAATCAGCAAAGCGGAAGCAAGTATTTGTTTGAACTGACAACCAATGTTACTTCAGATTTAAAGGAATTAGCGCTTTGCGAGCAAGTCACTTTTTATACCATTTTAGTAGGGGCTTTAAATGTTCTCATTTATAAACTCTCTAATCATAATGATATCTGTATAGGAACCGTAAACAACGGAAGAAATATCCTAGAGATACATAATCAAATTGGGATGTTTGTTAAGACTCTTGTTTTAAGAACGCAAATTGAGCCAGAGCTCACTTTTGCTGATATATTGAGAAATACGCAAAATAATTTATTAGAAATAAATGATTATGAAGCAGTCCCATTCGAGAAACTGTCTCAATCTCTTTTTGACGTTATGCTGGCTTATCAAAATCCAGAGTTTTCATTTGAGAATATCGATCAATTAAATGGTTTAAAATTAACGTCTTATCCTATTGACAACAAATACAGCAGGATGCCTGTTGTGTTTAATTTGTTTGAAAGCGATAATAGGCTGAAAGGTATTATAGAATATAACTGTGATTTATTTGAGGAAGATACGATAGAAATTATTGCTTTGAAATACAATAAAATTTTAAATGAAATAGTAAAAAATCCATTAATGAAAGTGGATTTAATTGATGCTAGATTAGAATTTGAGAAAAGCACGGCACTTGATTTTGATTTTAATTTCTAA
- a CDS encoding 4'-phosphopantetheinyl transferase family protein: MIYIYYSYLSKENHESLLKNDLPKFPVDYQEKIKRYRRWQDAQLSLLGRIILFKGIEEIYKHNPYDKVIKHTKYSKPYFDNDLIQFNISHSGDIVVCALNDKHEIGIDVEIVSDIEIDEFKDQMTENEWKNIVLANNIKRSFFDYWTQKEAVIKAHGHGLSIPLKSFEILDNTTKIDEEKYYLKEMKIDERYKCYISLKTNISEISIKKYTINPII; the protein is encoded by the coding sequence TTGATTTACATCTATTATTCTTATCTGTCTAAGGAAAATCACGAAAGTTTGTTGAAAAATGATCTGCCGAAATTTCCAGTTGATTATCAAGAGAAAATTAAGCGATACCGAAGATGGCAAGATGCACAATTGTCACTTTTAGGGCGAATAATATTGTTTAAAGGGATTGAAGAAATTTACAAGCATAATCCTTACGACAAAGTGATCAAACACACCAAATATAGTAAGCCTTACTTTGATAATGATTTAATCCAGTTTAATATCTCACATTCAGGAGATATTGTTGTCTGTGCATTAAATGATAAACATGAAATAGGGATTGATGTTGAAATTGTAAGCGATATTGAAATAGATGAATTTAAAGATCAAATGACTGAAAATGAATGGAAGAATATTGTTTTGGCGAATAATATAAAACGTTCTTTTTTTGATTATTGGACACAAAAAGAAGCCGTGATAAAGGCGCATGGCCACGGATTGTCAATTCCCCTAAAATCATTTGAAATTTTGGATAATACGACCAAAATCGATGAAGAAAAATACTATTTGAAGGAAATGAAAATAGATGAAAGATATAAATGTTACATCTCACTAAAAACAAATATCAGTGAAATATCAATAAAAAAATATACTATAAATCCAATAATTTAA
- a CDS encoding alpha/beta hydrolase — MKNLKGLFFLLCLLPACLFSQTDTFKLEKTKTFFPEEKIINQDNIEWRYLNVPENWDKPKGKAIKIAVAILKCTSKNTASNPVLYVEGGPGAGGIEGIWNWLRHPLRENSDIVLVDVRGTGNSLPKFCPDLGKKFLEILSKNQNSTQDEQQKAIAAMDCKQDLLNRDIDINSYNSKSIAKDLNALKKALKYNKWNVYGVSYGTYTAQVYANDFPQDIKSLILDSSISDISTYYNHNTGNYMNSLKKVFSACENDPNCNAQYPNLESTYYETIEKLDKNPITIKVDKRIIPSGEFTYNAEDFKIAIQQSLYQRKLIEVLPLLITEFNKGNKSTLSSLVAAFSGALRLDYGAYYCVSCNETIPYNSISEFNKEALNYKKLKGGLSFYKSDFLVCDKWNLGVDKSSKALNDLSNLPSLTVPVLVFSGSFDPITPASNGKTIVGKFKNGFLVNAPISGHAPSFSKIGSEILNEFIKNPSKSPDAKGFQSNNKVHFVTDVKVNGGISNFANSLNEFDMLFFVPFLIAVLILLISIFSFCCALIRNRKNAAQNKFMKFLIIVTSLLGLFAIIGFVLAVNSTAQDNFYILAFGVPNQFDYLFVIQWAFIVFTMISILYFALKIKSILNKSVVVAILFSLLLIGVYFQYWGFLF, encoded by the coding sequence ATGAAAAACCTAAAGGGACTATTTTTTCTCCTATGTCTGCTGCCAGCTTGTTTGTTTTCTCAAACAGATACTTTTAAATTAGAAAAAACAAAAACTTTCTTTCCTGAAGAAAAAATTATTAATCAAGATAATATAGAATGGAGGTACTTAAACGTCCCTGAAAATTGGGATAAACCAAAGGGTAAAGCAATTAAAATTGCAGTTGCAATTTTAAAATGCACCTCAAAAAATACAGCCTCAAATCCTGTTTTATATGTTGAAGGAGGGCCAGGAGCAGGAGGTATTGAAGGAATTTGGAATTGGTTGAGACATCCGTTAAGAGAAAATAGTGACATTGTTTTAGTTGATGTTAGGGGCACTGGCAATTCTTTGCCTAAATTTTGTCCTGATTTAGGAAAAAAATTCTTGGAAATACTATCTAAAAACCAGAACAGCACGCAAGATGAACAGCAAAAAGCTATTGCTGCAATGGACTGTAAGCAAGATTTATTAAATAGAGACATCGATATAAACTCGTACAATAGTAAATCAATTGCTAAAGATTTAAATGCTTTAAAAAAGGCTTTAAAGTATAATAAATGGAATGTTTATGGGGTTTCTTATGGAACTTACACAGCTCAGGTTTATGCAAATGATTTTCCTCAGGATATTAAATCCTTAATTTTGGATTCTTCGATTTCAGATATTTCTACATATTATAATCATAATACTGGAAATTACATGAACAGCCTTAAAAAAGTTTTTAGCGCCTGTGAAAACGATCCTAATTGTAATGCGCAATACCCAAATCTGGAGAGTACCTATTATGAAACAATAGAAAAATTAGATAAAAATCCTATAACGATTAAAGTTGATAAGAGAATCATTCCTAGCGGGGAGTTTACCTATAATGCAGAAGATTTTAAAATTGCTATTCAACAATCCCTCTATCAAAGAAAATTAATTGAAGTATTGCCCTTGTTAATTACAGAATTTAATAAAGGAAACAAAAGTACTTTGAGTTCGCTTGTCGCTGCTTTTTCAGGGGCTTTAAGATTAGATTATGGAGCGTATTATTGTGTGAGCTGTAACGAAACAATTCCATATAACTCGATTTCAGAATTTAACAAGGAGGCGCTTAATTATAAAAAATTAAAAGGAGGATTGTCTTTTTATAAATCAGACTTTTTAGTATGCGATAAATGGAATTTAGGAGTTGATAAGTCGTCTAAGGCTTTAAATGATTTATCTAACCTGCCATCATTGACAGTTCCAGTATTAGTATTTTCTGGATCATTTGATCCTATTACTCCAGCTTCAAACGGGAAAACTATTGTTGGGAAGTTCAAAAATGGTTTTTTAGTAAATGCTCCAATTTCTGGTCATGCACCTAGTTTTTCGAAAATTGGATCTGAAATTTTAAATGAATTTATAAAAAATCCAAGTAAGAGCCCTGATGCGAAAGGATTTCAATCAAACAATAAAGTTCATTTTGTTACCGATGTAAAGGTAAATGGAGGCATTTCTAATTTTGCTAACAGCCTGAATGAATTCGATATGTTATTTTTTGTACCGTTCTTAATCGCCGTTCTTATTCTGTTAATTTCAATTTTCAGTTTTTGCTGTGCACTAATTAGAAATAGGAAAAATGCTGCCCAAAATAAATTCATGAAGTTTTTAATTATAGTAACTTCTTTATTGGGCTTATTTGCAATTATTGGTTTTGTTTTAGCTGTAAATAGTACAGCTCAAGACAATTTTTACATACTTGCTTTTGGAGTTCCAAATCAATTTGATTACTTGTTTGTCATTCAATGGGCTTTTATAGTATTTACTATGATTTCAATACTTTATTTTGCTCTTAAAATTAAGTCTATTTTGAATAAAAGCGTTGTTGTAGCTATTTTGTTCTCTTTATTACTTATCGGTGTTTATTTCCAGTATTGGGGATTTTTATTCTAA
- a CDS encoding acyl-CoA thioesterase, with protein MGTVEERIQKSETRIFKAVFPSTTNHYDTLFGGTALHLMDEVAFICATRFSRKKVVTISTGQIDFKKAIPAGTLIELVAKVDSVGRTSCKIHVDIFMEQMYSELRETVVSGTFSFVAVDEHKKPTPILDDLI; from the coding sequence ATGGGAACAGTAGAAGAAAGAATACAAAAATCGGAAACTCGAATTTTTAAAGCCGTTTTCCCTAGTACAACGAATCATTACGACACTTTGTTTGGAGGAACAGCATTGCATCTTATGGATGAAGTTGCTTTTATCTGCGCTACGCGTTTCAGCCGCAAAAAAGTAGTTACAATTTCGACAGGTCAGATTGATTTCAAAAAAGCGATTCCAGCAGGAACTTTAATTGAATTAGTTGCAAAAGTAGACAGCGTTGGAAGAACAAGCTGTAAAATTCACGTCGATATTTTCATGGAACAAATGTATTCGGAGCTTCGCGAAACGGTAGTATCTGGAACTTTTTCGTTTGTTGCTGTCGACGAACACAAAAAACCAACGCCAATTTTAGACGATTTGATTTAA
- the ribB gene encoding 3,4-dihydroxy-2-butanone-4-phosphate synthase has product MSTTKIQLNTIEEAIEDIRQGKVIIVVDDEDRENEGDFLAAAEKVTPEMINFMATHGRGLICTPLTESRCKELDLRAMVTNNTDHMETAFTVSVDLKGQGVTTGISAADRSKTVESLVDPNTKPHDLARPGHIFPLIAKQGGVLRRTGHTEAAIDFARLAGFKPAGVICEILNEDGTMSRLPELVKVAKKFNLKLVSIEDLVAYRMQHDSLIVKKEDFDIETRFGTFRLRAYEQTTNKQIHIALTKGTWNLGEPILTRIHSSQVNNDLLGTLTNNAEQQLDDMFKVINENGKGAVIFINQDMTAVNLLNRISELKTLQANGTLKAPKVIIDSKDYGIGAQILHDIDISKIRLVSNTEQTKRVGMIGYGLEITEYVNY; this is encoded by the coding sequence ATGTCAACAACAAAAATACAATTGAATACCATTGAAGAAGCTATAGAAGATATTCGTCAAGGTAAAGTAATCATTGTAGTCGATGATGAAGATCGTGAAAATGAAGGTGACTTTTTGGCTGCTGCCGAAAAAGTAACACCAGAGATGATCAATTTTATGGCTACTCACGGACGTGGTTTAATTTGTACGCCTCTTACAGAAAGCCGATGCAAAGAACTGGATCTTCGCGCAATGGTGACCAACAATACAGATCATATGGAAACAGCTTTTACTGTTTCTGTTGATTTAAAAGGTCAAGGTGTTACAACTGGAATTTCTGCTGCAGATAGATCTAAAACAGTTGAATCCTTAGTTGATCCAAATACAAAACCTCACGATTTAGCTCGCCCTGGCCATATTTTCCCTTTAATCGCCAAACAAGGCGGTGTTTTAAGAAGAACAGGACATACTGAGGCTGCTATTGATTTTGCGCGTCTAGCTGGATTTAAACCTGCAGGCGTGATCTGCGAAATCTTAAACGAAGACGGAACAATGTCCCGTTTGCCAGAATTGGTTAAAGTGGCTAAAAAATTTAATTTAAAATTAGTTTCTATAGAAGATCTGGTTGCTTATAGAATGCAGCACGATAGCTTAATCGTTAAAAAAGAGGATTTTGATATCGAAACTCGTTTTGGAACTTTCCGCTTAAGAGCTTACGAACAGACCACAAACAAACAAATCCATATTGCTTTAACCAAAGGAACTTGGAATCTTGGGGAGCCTATCTTAACAAGAATTCACTCTTCTCAGGTAAATAATGACTTATTAGGCACATTGACCAATAATGCCGAACAGCAATTGGACGATATGTTTAAAGTGATTAATGAAAATGGAAAAGGTGCTGTAATCTTTATCAATCAAGACATGACGGCTGTTAACCTTTTGAATAGAATTTCTGAGCTAAAAACATTACAAGCTAACGGAACTTTAAAAGCACCAAAAGTTATCATTGACAGCAAAGATTATGGTATTGGAGCTCAAATTCTTCATGATATAGATATTTCTAAAATCAGATTGGTTTCGAATACAGAACAAACAAAACGAGTTGGTATGATTGGATACGGACTTGAAATTACAGAATACGTTAATTACTAA
- a CDS encoding LptF/LptG family permease: MKILDKYLLKTFLLTFTTVFVILFFIFILQTVWLFISELAGKDLDLILVVKFLLFSMPRIIPLVLPLSVLLASIMTFGNLAENYEFAAMKSSGISLQRAMRVLIIFIFVLSIVAFWFANNVIPYAEYKFVNFRKNIAQAKPAMAIAEGQFNDVGTYNIKVNKKSGENGNHLAGVTIHEKANNMGENKTVIKAKTGELVSSEKSSILKLVLNDGYYYQDVTPKKYEDRAKMPFIKGKFKTQIINIDLSELNKVDDSKESIAGTNAMLNVNELRYTLDSLSKNLDNEIVSFSENINQRVGIKRFAIDSQKNIKKKPLPNDVLSIYSNKDKVDVLKMAGSNITSNIYSIETTQRDLKDKEREINKHYNALYEKFVIAFACFLMFFIGAPLGAIIRKGGLGLPIVFAVLIFITFHFINTFGKRLSQEGGMTPFMGSWMSSFILSPLAILLTYRATNDNGLINFDAITTPISQLIQKISERFSPAQKQK, translated from the coding sequence TTGAAAATTCTAGACAAATACTTATTAAAAACATTCTTACTTACATTTACCACGGTATTTGTAATCTTATTTTTCATATTCATACTACAGACAGTATGGCTATTTATTTCAGAACTAGCAGGTAAAGATCTCGACTTGATTTTGGTCGTGAAATTCCTGCTTTTTTCTATGCCGCGTATTATTCCGCTGGTTTTACCGCTTTCGGTTTTATTAGCCTCTATCATGACTTTCGGAAATCTGGCTGAAAACTATGAATTTGCCGCAATGAAATCTTCAGGAATCTCCTTGCAAAGAGCGATGCGAGTATTGATTATTTTCATTTTCGTTTTAAGCATTGTTGCTTTTTGGTTTGCCAACAATGTTATTCCTTATGCCGAATATAAATTCGTTAACTTTAGAAAAAACATCGCGCAAGCCAAGCCTGCAATGGCTATTGCCGAAGGTCAGTTTAATGATGTTGGAACTTACAATATTAAAGTAAACAAAAAATCTGGCGAAAACGGCAATCATCTGGCAGGTGTAACTATTCACGAAAAAGCGAATAATATGGGAGAAAATAAAACCGTTATTAAAGCAAAAACTGGTGAACTTGTAAGCAGTGAAAAATCTAGCATTTTAAAACTGGTTTTAAATGACGGTTACTATTACCAGGATGTTACTCCAAAAAAATATGAGGATCGTGCAAAAATGCCTTTCATTAAAGGAAAGTTTAAAACGCAGATCATCAATATCGATTTATCTGAGCTTAACAAAGTTGACGACAGCAAAGAAAGCATTGCAGGAACAAATGCAATGCTAAATGTTAACGAGTTACGCTACACTCTAGACTCATTGAGCAAAAATTTAGATAACGAAATTGTTTCTTTTTCTGAGAACATTAATCAGAGAGTTGGAATTAAAAGATTTGCTATTGATTCTCAAAAAAATATCAAGAAGAAACCACTTCCAAACGATGTGTTATCTATTTATTCCAACAAAGACAAAGTAGATGTTTTAAAAATGGCTGGAAGCAATATAACCAGCAATATTTATTCTATAGAAACTACTCAGCGAGATTTAAAAGATAAAGAGCGAGAAATCAATAAACATTATAATGCATTATACGAGAAATTCGTTATTGCTTTTGCCTGTTTCCTAATGTTTTTTATTGGGGCTCCTCTTGGTGCTATCATTAGAAAAGGAGGGCTTGGGCTTCCTATTGTATTTGCGGTCTTAATCTTTATTACTTTCCATTTTATCAATACATTTGGAAAAAGGCTGTCTCAAGAAGGCGGAATGACTCCTTTTATGGGTTCTTGGATGTCTTCTTTTATATTGTCTCCACTTGCCATATTATTAACCTATCGTGCCACAAACGACAATGGATTAATTAATTTTGACGCAATTACAACTCCAATTTCACAACTAATTCAGAAAATCTCTGAGCGGTTTTCGCCTGCTCAAAAGCAAAAATAA
- a CDS encoding outer membrane lipoprotein carrier protein LolA: MKAKIQEINNNSITNMTKKCLQMAVILLLSFTSIQAQDKKAKDLLNEVTSKIKSYDNIVIDFKYSLNNAKENINQDSKGNVTMKGNQYVLNFMGVTKIFDGQKTYTIVPEDEEVTISKVNEKDDNAITPSKMLTFFNSGYKYNMDIVQNVKGRKIQYIKLVPTSRKDQRKEILLGIDVQTKHIYNLIETGKNGTKTTLTVNSFKTNQPLSKNQFTFVASKYPKYYINKLD; this comes from the coding sequence ATGAAAGCAAAAATTCAAGAAATCAACAACAATTCTATCACAAACATGACTAAAAAGTGTCTTCAAATGGCAGTTATTTTGCTTTTGAGCTTCACTTCTATTCAGGCTCAAGATAAAAAAGCGAAAGATTTATTGAACGAAGTAACTTCTAAAATAAAAAGCTACGACAATATTGTTATCGATTTTAAATATTCTTTGAATAATGCCAAAGAAAACATTAATCAAGACAGTAAAGGAAACGTAACGATGAAAGGAAATCAATATGTTTTGAATTTCATGGGTGTTACCAAAATCTTTGACGGTCAGAAAACATACACTATCGTTCCTGAAGACGAAGAAGTTACTATTTCTAAAGTAAACGAGAAAGATGATAACGCAATTACTCCTTCAAAAATGCTTACTTTCTTCAATTCTGGCTACAAATACAACATGGACATTGTTCAGAATGTAAAAGGAAGAAAAATTCAATACATCAAATTAGTTCCAACTAGCAGAAAAGACCAAAGAAAAGAAATTTTGTTAGGTATTGACGTTCAGACAAAACACATTTACAATTTGATTGAAACTGGGAAAAACGGAACAAAAACAACTTTAACCGTTAATTCTTTTAAAACCAATCAGCCATTATCAAAAAATCAATTTACCTTTGTAGCGAGTAAATACCCGAAATACTACATCAATAAATTAGATTAA